TTTAGAAGGATGAGCACATTGCAGGGTCCAGTGGCCACGGGAATGCCGCAGACGCATAATTCCTCTGCCAACACTACCGCTGCTGGGCTTAATTACAACATCCCCGGTTTGCTCCATCAGAGAATGGATTGAAGACAGGTTGCCTTGCAATGTTTTGGGGAGGTGGATGCGTAGCAACGGGTCTTCCTGCAAAATCGCGTGTATATGGTCCTTGCGGAAACGGTTTTGTTCATTAAAAATATAGATTCCCTTTTGTACCAGCCTATGGATATCGCTGGCATTTTCATTATGCCGATAAAGAGTTCGATTGTGGATGACCGGCGGCAACGGAAGAATCATCTGCCGATACTCGTTGCCGTGTTTAACAAAAGCCCGGCATGTTCCAGTCACTATATGAATATCCTCCAGACGAAGAAAGCAGGGGATGAGCTCATAGCTTAACCCGGCGTCCTCGTAATTGGCGATGGATTCATATCGCGTCTTCATGGCGGGGATGCCCCGGTAGGCCACCGGGTTGAGCATGACGCCGACATGCAACATGAGTATGTCCGCCCTCCTTATAGTCACTCCAACTGACCATACTGTAATTCTAGTCCATCATATGTATCAATGATTGGCCAGGCATGGACGCTAGCCTTGCGGTATGCCCAAAGTGAGAAATCAGGCACCTTTCAGGGAAGGAGACGATATGATACTAGATGAGTGTTGAAGGGTGCTGGAATAAGAGAGGGAAGTAGGTGAAGGATGGATGCAGAGGCCCAAGGTAGCGGTCGTTACACCGGGCTCTTTTGTGATACCTTCGCCCCGCAGCAGCTCTGTGGAGCGGGTTATTGCCTGTATGGTACCACTAGCCAGTCATGTGCTTCAGGCACAGATCTATGGGATCAAGGGAACAGAGACACCGGACCATGGAGACGTGGACGGAGTCCCATGCATGCGTTATACGCGAGGGGCAGGCTATATTCCAGAGGTAATTGCTGACTTGAAGAGATGGTCACCTGCAGTAGTAGATGTACACAACCGCCCGACTGCTGCGCATGCCATTCGCGAGGCTTTGCCTGATAGCCGAGTGGTGCTGACCTTGCATTCGACCACTTTTATCCGCGAGCCCCATCTCAAACGAGAGGACATAGGCAGACTGCTGCTGCCACTCGATCGGATCGTCGTGAACAGCGCTTATTTGGGGGTCAGCGTCGCCGCCAACAGTCCTGCTGTTGTTAGGGAACGTATCGTCGTAAACAACCTGGGCATTCATCCCGGTGATTTTCTGCCACGCTGGACCCCGGTAGGAGAAGCGGTCAGAGCGGCGCGATTGGACGACTTCGGCTGGTCAGGCCGACGGATCGTGCTATACGCAGGCAGATTGATGCCGGGGAAGGGTGTTCACCGGCTGCTCCAGGCCCTGCGCCGTGTCGTCCGGGCCTGCCCGGATGTGCTGCTGCTCATTGCAGGCAGCGCTTATTACGGTCACGACCGCCTCACGCCGTACACGGCTTCGTTGCGGCGGCAGATGCGTAAGCTAAGATTGGAAAAGCACGTCCAATTTCTGGACTATGTTCCCCATCCGGCGCTGGCCTCGCTCTATCAGTTGGCCGACGTGGCTGTCGTTCCTTCGGTGGAGGATGAAGCCTTCGGGCTGGTCAATCTGGAAGCTATGGCGGCAGAAATGCCCGTGGTTGCTTCCCGTATCGGCGGCATTCCGGAGGTTGTACGACACGGCGAGACGGGCTGGCTTGTCGATCCATCCCCCGGGGAGCGGGAAATGGCTGCGGCCATCATCGGACTGCTCCGGCAGACGGGCTTGCGGCGGCGGATGGGAGAAGCCGGGCTTGGTGAGGTGCGGAGACGGTTCTTATGGCAGCATTCAGCACAGCGATGGGCGCAAATGATGCTGGATTGTGCAACCGAGTGACATGGGCGCCTTTATGTGCATAGGCTAACTTATAGGCATTAGCCATGATTCCCAGCCGGGTGAATGAAGCGGAGCGACCGCTGGTTCACTCCTGTGCCAAAGGAGCGGTCACTATGAATCATCGTACGAACCATGGTCATAAGGATAAGAAAACAGCGCGGCGCAACCTTCCCAACGAGGCCCCCCGTGTGAGCAAGGATAAAACGGCTTCAACTTCTGGCATTCATAGACCGATACAGCGTGGAGAGTCAGCGGTACCCACATCCATAGAAACGGAACTCTCGGTTCAAGCTGTTGAAGAAGTGGTCAGGAAGAAGCATAAGCTGCCCAAGACGCTGGAGGAAGCGATGCTGATGAATCGGGCATCTGTATTGCTGTTGTCTGTACCTGATTCGGATACGGAAATCCAGACGGATAACGACCTTCCGTTGATCACGACGGAAGGTCAGGCAGAGCAAGAATCGTTACTCGATTGTTCCATTACCAGTATCCACATAGCAGAAGGGAGACATCGCTCCAAGCAGCGAATGGTCTTGCCCGGGGAAAATGCCGATCCAGGTATCCACATGGACGACCCATCAAGGGTAGATGCAATTGAAGATGGCATATCGGCCTGTGATGAGGCTTCTGATCCAGAGAAAGCTTCATCTCAATTTGGCAGCATTCCTTTTTACCTTCCCGCCACAACAGACAGGGATGAAGTGAGCATTGTGTTCAAAAAGCCATTTATCAATACCCAATATGTAGTCACAGCCAATGCGAGTGTGCCGGGGGTGATGGTAGGTGTCACAAAACGTCAGAGGCATTCAGCGGTACTTACTGTGGAACGTGAACACTCGGGCTCGACATGTGAAGGGGTGATCCTGTGGATTGCGATGGGATATTGAAGGCAAAAAAAGGCGTCCCGCTGAGGGGACGCCGTATATATAAGGAGGAAGGGGGTAAACTTGTAATATCTGAGGAGATGTGTCCAACAAACTTATTTTATACCTACAGCATCAAAGGACTTAATGGCAGAGGTTACCGCTATTGAATCCTCACCGTAGCTATCCTTGGCCGCCTGAATAACGGCAGCACGCGCGGTGGAGAAGTTAGAGGTCGAAGTCAAATAGTTAGTAAACGCATTATAGTAGATATAGACGGCAGCATCACGTCCGATTCCATCTACCTTGATTCCATGGAAGGTCCCGCCCTGTGCCAGTAGATAGTAGGCTTTATTAATAATACCGCTATTGATGTGGGCCCCGCCATAATCCTCGTTATTTGGGTCAGGATAAAAATTGCTGTAGTGATCTACCTGACCGTATTTGACCGGATCGGAAAGGGAGCGGATGGCGTCACCCTTAATGTTAGGTGTATAAGCGACTTTGCCAAAATCCCAATTGGTGCGATCGATGTCATTGCCGATAATATCCGAGATGGCTTCGCTCAGGGCAGCAGATTCACCGAAATATACCAGCCCGGATGAATGCTCGGTTACGCCGTGCGTCAGCTCATGAGCGACAATTTCAAGGTCGCTGCTGAAAGGGGCAAACAACGTGCCGTCTCCGTCCCCGTAGAGCATATGCGTTCCACCCCAGTGGGCATTATTGTAGTTCTTTGGACCGTAATGGACGGCCGAGGCGATGGCCATGCCATGCCCGTCAATGCTGTCGCGCCCAAATCTATCTTTGAAATAATCATAAGTGCGAATCGCGTAAGCATGGGCATCTACCGCAGCCGGATCTTCCCATACGTTATCTGAGTCTGTATACAGGGTGCCGGGAAGCGTCTCGGTGTTGTGAACGTTATAAGTTAAAATGCCTTTACCACGGGTAGTATCCTTTAGCTGGTATTTCTTGCCCGAAGCGGTCGTTTCAAATGTTTTGGTATCGCCAAATACACCGCGTCCTTTGCCAATGACTTCGTTAAGGATGTCATATTTGTATACGATTTTTCCGTCATTAGCATCAATGAAGTAACGTGTGCGCAGTAAAGTAGGCTGCAAAATGTTAACTTCAGTTACATAAACGAGACGAGTTGAGTCTGCATAAGGATAGATGTAGAGCTCTGCTGTAGGGTCTACGCTTGGTTCCAGATTGGCGATTTTGGCAATAGATGAGGATGAAGGCTCTGCCACTTCCAATTTGCTGTTCTTCAGCTCAGCTTCTTTTTCCAGCTCCAATGGTTCCTTATCAATAGAAATCGATAATTCATTGTTAGATGCTTTTCCGTAAGTGTCTTTACTTACATTACTTGTATTCTCGATAGGTTCAGAAACGGTATTGACGGAGGAAGAAAGCGACTGAATCCGTGTAGCTGCATCTTCATACGCGGTATATACGGCCTCAGTAGCGCTGATTTTTGAAGTTGTGTTTTCTTTAGCGTCGGCTTGCTGATCCTCTGAAATGACAGCTCCCAAATAAGAGGTGATTTTACCGGACTTGTTCACATGGATTGTTTGTTCGGCTCCAAATACGGGAATTCCGTCCACATACTGCTTGAGTCGATAATGCGTTGTACCAAATTTGTCAGTGGTTCGATCCATGATGCGAAATTGCTTACGGACATTGGTGCCGCTGTTGATATTGTCCAAGCTCATTAACGTTTTCTGTTGTCGATTCAAAAAGCTCCAGACCAGGTCGTCACCAGTCACTGATGTAGGAGACTTCCAGCTTACTGTTTGAAATGTCGGTGCAAATTGAGTTGGTGCGGGAACCGCATTTTCAGCTGCGGAGGCTCCGGGAGCGGCAGAACCTAATAACATCGCTGCTCCAAGAAGTGAAAACCATACCTTGTTCATTAATATTCACTCTCCCTAGATAATGTGGGATAAAAATACCCGATTTTGAATAGGTATTGCGTCATGTATGTAGGTCTTTCATGTCTCGGCTCTGATATTAGCACAGAGAATGTCGAACGAGAAGATTCGTTTTACAAAATAGCCCAAAATAATTCATTAGTCCCAAAATGTTAATGGAAATGTCGTATCTGGTCGAAATATATCGAAAATAAATATTATGTTAACTCTCGCATAGCCATTGTAGGTTTAGAAAAAAAAAGGCAACCCTTGAGGAGGGATGCCCTAGATATAGGGGGAAGGGGTACAGACTTGCACTGCACCCCCATTTTTTTGACTGCTTACGAGCAGGATCAAATGAGGGCTGTATAGCAGGTGTCTATCTCTTGGATGAGGAACAATTGCGAGGAACACAGGATATCATTTATTTGATTCCTACCGCATCAAAGGATTGAATAGCACTGGTTACTGCCAGCGAATCAGCACCATAAAAATCCTTGGCTGCCTGTATAACAGCAGCGCGTGCGTTAGAGAAGTTGGAGGTAGAGGTCAAATAGTTGGTAAAGGCATTGTAGTAAATGAATACAGCCGCTTCGCGTCCGATACCAGTTACCGTTACACCATGGGACGTACCGCCTTGTGCCAGCAAATAATAGGCTTTATTGATAATACCGCTGTTCGTATGGACTCCGCCTTCATCATCATTGTTGGGGTCCGGATAGAAATTGGAATAATGATCCGGCTGGCCG
This DNA window, taken from Paenibacillus kribbensis, encodes the following:
- a CDS encoding WIAG-tail domain — translated: MNHRTNHGHKDKKTARRNLPNEAPRVSKDKTASTSGIHRPIQRGESAVPTSIETELSVQAVEEVVRKKHKLPKTLEEAMLMNRASVLLLSVPDSDTEIQTDNDLPLITTEGQAEQESLLDCSITSIHIAEGRHRSKQRMVLPGENADPGIHMDDPSRVDAIEDGISACDEASDPEKASSQFGSIPFYLPATTDRDEVSIVFKKPFINTQYVVTANASVPGVMVGVTKRQRHSAVLTVEREHSGSTCEGVILWIAMGY
- a CDS encoding M4 family metallopeptidase, translating into MNKVWFSLLGAAMLLGSAAPGASAAENAVPAPTQFAPTFQTVSWKSPTSVTGDDLVWSFLNRQQKTLMSLDNINSGTNVRKQFRIMDRTTDKFGTTHYRLKQYVDGIPVFGAEQTIHVNKSGKITSYLGAVISEDQQADAKENTTSKISATEAVYTAYEDAATRIQSLSSSVNTVSEPIENTSNVSKDTYGKASNNELSISIDKEPLELEKEAELKNSKLEVAEPSSSSIAKIANLEPSVDPTAELYIYPYADSTRLVYVTEVNILQPTLLRTRYFIDANDGKIVYKYDILNEVIGKGRGVFGDTKTFETTASGKKYQLKDTTRGKGILTYNVHNTETLPGTLYTDSDNVWEDPAAVDAHAYAIRTYDYFKDRFGRDSIDGHGMAIASAVHYGPKNYNNAHWGGTHMLYGDGDGTLFAPFSSDLEIVAHELTHGVTEHSSGLVYFGESAALSEAISDIIGNDIDRTNWDFGKVAYTPNIKGDAIRSLSDPVKYGQVDHYSNFYPDPNNEDYGGAHINSGIINKAYYLLAQGGTFHGIKVDGIGRDAAVYIYYNAFTNYLTSTSNFSTARAAVIQAAKDSYGEDSIAVTSAIKSFDAVGIK
- a CDS encoding glycosyltransferase family 4 protein yields the protein MQRPKVAVVTPGSFVIPSPRSSSVERVIACMVPLASHVLQAQIYGIKGTETPDHGDVDGVPCMRYTRGAGYIPEVIADLKRWSPAVVDVHNRPTAAHAIREALPDSRVVLTLHSTTFIREPHLKREDIGRLLLPLDRIVVNSAYLGVSVAANSPAVVRERIVVNNLGIHPGDFLPRWTPVGEAVRAARLDDFGWSGRRIVLYAGRLMPGKGVHRLLQALRRVVRACPDVLLLIAGSAYYGHDRLTPYTASLRRQMRKLRLEKHVQFLDYVPHPALASLYQLADVAVVPSVEDEAFGLVNLEAMAAEMPVVASRIGGIPEVVRHGETGWLVDPSPGEREMAAAIIGLLRQTGLRRRMGEAGLGEVRRRFLWQHSAQRWAQMMLDCATE